The following coding sequences lie in one Gammaproteobacteria bacterium genomic window:
- a CDS encoding transglycosylase SLT domain-containing protein: MRVPRLVAVVLWMMVATLAVAGFAAFSPQQVPEPITTTTTTLPVRGAATGQVLARALAAGMRLTSTEETPTVDSHENDLLDSLRVQRYVPPPPSTPTTTPPVAATPPPARAASAKAETYMSSDEVRSIIELFFKPQDVDMALTLAKCESTLNPTAENKSTHASGLFQHLPRYWAERSTAAGWGGADIFDPYANVAVAAWLKYYAGGWSHWTCYKG; this comes from the coding sequence ATGCGTGTGCCACGTCTCGTGGCGGTCGTGTTGTGGATGATGGTGGCAACGCTGGCAGTAGCCGGCTTCGCCGCTTTCTCCCCACAGCAGGTGCCCGAGCCAATCACCACAACTACCACGACCCTGCCCGTCCGCGGAGCGGCGACGGGACAGGTGTTGGCGCGCGCCCTCGCCGCCGGGATGCGATTGACCTCTACAGAAGAGACGCCCACCGTGGATTCTCACGAGAATGATCTGCTGGACTCGCTCCGCGTGCAGCGGTACGTGCCCCCTCCACCATCGACGCCGACCACGACTCCACCCGTCGCAGCAACGCCACCGCCGGCACGCGCCGCCTCCGCCAAGGCCGAGACGTACATGTCGTCCGACGAGGTGCGGAGCATCATTGAATTGTTCTTCAAGCCACAAGACGTCGACATGGCCCTCACCCTCGCGAAGTGCGAATCGACGCTGAATCCAACTGCCGAGAACAAGTCCACTCATGCATCAGGCTTGTTTCAGCATCTCCCCCGCTACTGGGCCGAACGCAGCACGGCGGCCGGTTGGGGCGGAGCCGACATCTTCGACCCATACGCCAACGTCGCGGTTGCCGCATGGCTCAAGTACTACGCGGGGGGATGGTCCCACTGGACCTGTTACAAAGGGTGA